The window GATTTACCCAAGATTGAATTTGGGGGTGAAGACTGTAGAGTTGGCTTTGGCGAATATTTTGTACCATTTTAATTGGAGGTTGCGGGAGGGGATGAAGGAGGAGGACTTAGGACATGGAAGAGACGTCGGGTTTGAGTCTCACCATCTACAAAAAGTTGCCACTCAAACTTGTACCAATTTCATGCCACTCAAACTTGACCATATAATTGTAATATTGCATCAAATAGTTTTATACTACACtaacataaacaaaattattttgtgttaGCTTAGCTAGGagatatttcaatttgtttttttggtacTCTTTAAATCTTAAAGTCTAACACTACATTTTCAATTGCTTAAAAGCTCGTTTGAGtttaaaacaaacataaaatcataaataaatatcaaattcaagTATTATTCTtgatatattgaaaaaaaaaaaaaaaaaaacaacaaatttaaagatgaaaatggtaAATGGGTCAtggaaaatttattttcattcctaCTATTCAATTCAGATTTAAGAATTTGTGtagttgaatttgaaatgaattcaATTTAGAAATGGATCCCAAAAACAAGATAACCATCCATTCCAATCACATAATTGCAATCTACTTTAccccaattttttaaattttttttccctaaaaagTTGTGTTtgataatcttttaaaaagaatttaatagatttttttattattaatttcaaaagtaaataaattaaaaaatctaagCTTTTTTTAAGTATCCCACTCAATTTATAAGAGTTTTTCTTCGCCATATTTGATCATATTAGATATCACTAAAGAAACAACTAAGGTGTCTGCCACTTTCCACATCTAATGCATCGAGATAAAAATCCTTGAAGTTGATTTTCGTCCTTCATTATTATGTTCTATTACATGTTCTATTACAGTATGTATCATTAGAAATCTAATCATAACTTCTAGACTTGATTCCgttagttaaaatataaattatctattagaagattaatattcaaatttatcacACTTATCagcatttcaatttttgttttccatgGTGAGATGATGACAGCTTATTGCTTTCATGGAGTGGACCCCAATTTTTTAGTATCATTTATTTGgaactatataataatatcaaGAAAGTTGTATTTCTATGgcatcatattttctttttaaataattttttaatctatcattttttaaagataccatgaaaaatttgaaaatatttcattatttttcttcaaatagtattatgatgttttgttttggtcTATTTAATCGAAAGAAGAATCACCATTTTTATTCCTACTCTTTTTCCTCTCGTTCTTGAACTCTTTCTAAATTCAATGTCGTTCCTTCATTTCCCTCAGTGGCTTCATCTCATCATCTTCCTCTCTTCACTTTTCATCATCCTAAAATGGAAAGCAGCTGCAAATAGAAGAAAGCGTAATTTTCCCCCAAGTCCACCGAAGCTTCCAATCATTGGAAACTTGCATCAACTTGGGAAGCTCCCACACAAATCCCTATGGTGCCTCTCTCAGCTTTACGGTCCAATTATGAGCCTCAGTCTAGGCCGTATAGAAACCATCATCATTTCATCTGCCGAGACTGCTCGTACCCTTTTGAAAATCCACGATCTTCAAAGCTGCAACAGACCACAAACACATGCTATCAAAAAATTCTCTTACAATTTTCTTGACATTGCGTTTTCACCTTACAGCGATTACTGGCGAGAGATACGCAAAGTTTGTATGCTTGAGTTTTTcaatatgaagagagtgttaTCTTACGAACCCATTAGAGAGCAAGAAGTTGGTTTACTTATTGAATCAATTTCACAATCAGCTTCTTGTGGAGCTGTTGTTGATCTTAGTGAGAAGTCCATTGCTCTCACTGCTGGTGTTATATTTAGAATTGCATTTGGAAAGCGGTTTGAAGGGGATGGATTTCATGAGCTTATAAGTGAAATTGAGGCCCTCTTGGGAAGCTATAGTGCTTCTGAGTTTTTTCCCATTCCTTTTGTGGGAGAGGTATTTGATTGGTTTAGTGGTCGAAAAACTAGACTTGGAAGGGTTTTTAACGAGATGAATGCTCTGTTTCAAGAGGTGATTGATGAACATCTTTGTCCCGAGAGGCCTAAGCCAGAGCAAGATGATATCATAGATGTGCTTTTGGCTATTAGTAAAAAGCAAGTTGAACCTTGCACCGTTGTCATTACCCATGAAAACATCAAAGCCATTCTTTTTGTAAGCAACTtctattcttaaaattttagtttaatttctaaactttcaatctCGTGGTTAACTAAGATTTTGTGCAGGTATTGACCCTTTTTTGCTTTATCTCAATCCTTCCCGCCTTCTTCTAACATTTTTCTATTGTATGATGTGCATCAACAGGACATATTTGTGGCAGGATTAGACACTGGTTCAATTACAATAGTCTGGGCAATGGCAGAACTCgcaaaaaactcaaaattgatgaagaaaGCTCAAGAAGAAATCAGAAACTATGTGGGAAACAAACGAAAGGTAACAGAGAGAGACATAGAAGAGCtttcatatttgaaaatgatagtGAAAGAGACACTAAGACTACATCCACCAGcacctcttcttcttccaagaGAAACCATTTctcatttcaaaattgaagaatatgatTTTTACCCGAAAACGATGGTTCAAGTGAACGTTTGGGCAATTGGACGAGATCCCACATGCTGGACTGACCCAGAAGAGTTCATTCCAGAGAGATTTGCTGAGAGCTCGATTGATTACAAAGGACAATATTTTGAGTTCTTGCCGTTCGGGACTGGTCGAAGAATTTGCCCAGGGTTGAATATAGGAGTGAAAACGGTGGAATTGACTTTAGCAAATCTTTTGTACCATTTTGATTGGAAGCTGCCAAATGGGATGAAAGAGGAAGACTTGGACATGGAAGAGAATTCAGGTTTGAGTCTCACCATCTACAAAAAGTTGCCTCTTAAGCTTGTACCAATTTTATACCATCCATTACTTATGGCTTAGAGTAAATgggtatttttatatgtacTATATGTAATGCTTGAACCCTTTGTTACCAACAAAATAGAGGATGTGAAAAGCATACGTGTAACactaatatttgaatattgatattgtgaatgtttgctaaatccaccacaccttgagagttctcttatttataatcatttacagaatacaaaaatatggtaaattacaaataatatggaaatagcgataaaaggaaagaataataaatgaatacaatatatttgcctttaataaaagggcaaatatggtaacccgtaatgtaagccttataatgaacggtcaactatccttaacacccccccgcaagctgagcgtcggatttgaacgaacgtgaagcttggatctgaaaattcaaagagaggttgagaaatactctttgtgaagatgtcagcaacttggagatgagagggtacatattgtgtgtgaagtttgccagcgataacaagttctcgaagaaaatgataatctagttcaacatgtttggcccgcttgtgagaaacgggattagagctcaaaaaaatagcacttttgttgtcacataagagtaagggctgctgtgaaatagggaccttgaggtcatgcaaaagatgcgtaacccaaagaagttcagcagcggttgtggcaagagcacgatactcagattcacagctggagcgtgagacagtaggttgctttttggcactccaagaaaccagattgttaccaagataaatagaatagccggatgtagaacgacgagtatcgggacaaccagcccaGTCAGCATCCGAATAAGCGACTAGCGTACTAGGAACAGTGGATGgacgaaaggtaagaccaaagtggagtgttcctttgacatagcgaagaatacgtttgacagcaagaaagtgatctgcagtaggggcatgcaagaattgactgacagaattgacagcataggcaatatctggacgcgtaatagtcaagtactgaagggcgccaacaagagatctgtagagagtaggatcagagaaaggagaaccatcagcagtcaggtgttgagaaacaaccatgggagtgtgaactggtttgctatcgagcaactgagcacgagtaagaatatctcgagcatattttaactgactaataaagagaccatcaggagtgggtgaagcttcaagaccaagaaagtaactgagagaacccaaatctttggtagcaaactcagaatgaagcttgcgagtaaagctgtcaataagagatgagttgttgccggtaacaataatgtcatcaacataaagaagcaaatagataatgttagattgctgatgaaagacaaaaagggacgtgtcagcgcgactgcaagaaaacccaagtgtgagaagaaatgagctaaaacgctgaaaccaagcacgaggagcttgctttaaaccatagagggctttctttaatagacaaacatgagtgGGAAATCGATGATCAATATACccaggaggttgttccatatgaacacgttcaataagagttccattgagaaaagcattcttgacatcaagttgtcgaagaggccatttatttgtgactgcaatagaaagcacaacacggacagtggtagctttgacaaccggactgaaagtgtcagtgtagtcaagaccaggaacctgagtataacctttggcaacaagacgagCCTTGAAACGCTCGACAGATCCATcaggcaaatatttaatacgaaacacccatttagagcccacgatgttggtgttggcagggcgaggaaccaaagtccaagtatcattttgttgtaacgctcgaatttcttcatccatggcagccacccaagcaggattcttagccgcagatttgaatccttttggctcagtggatgcaagaagagcagaaagaagtccagatgagcccaaaataccaagatttgctggatgacgagtcttgaatataccagctttggctcgtgtgatcataggatgagtgcccaaagaagagaaatcaacAGGAGGTTCAATAGAGGTCGAATTAGAAGTCGATGGTGGCAAAGTGGAATCtgcaagagaagtatcaaCCTGCACAGACTCATCTACAAGatcagaacaaatatcacacgGGAATGAACTGGATCGAGGAATGTGCGGTGATGAAGTGGTAGGGggggatgaatcaatatgatgAAGATGTggttccaagaaatttgaaatagggATAGAGGAAAGAGGTTGGGCCTGGGAGCTAGGGATAGCAAGAAAGtgagtttcatcaaattgagcatgACAGGTGATATATAGCTTAGTGGTGGCGGGATCAAGACAGCGGAACTCTTTATGAGCAGaactataacccaaaaaaatacaaggaatgctgcggggagaaagcttgttaggcatataatcacgcaaataaggataaacacgaccaccaaagggatgaaaattgtcataatgtgGAGTGTAGCCATAAAGGAGTTCAAAGGGTGACTTACCTCCAAGAAGTGGAGTAGGCAACAAGTTGATAATGTAAGCTGCAGTGCTGAAGGCGTCAACCCAAAAATGAGGAGAAagatgagagtgaaagagaagggccAAGCCAGTCTCAGTCACATGACAATGTTTTCTCTCAGCACGATCATTTTGAGCAGGTGTATATGGACAAGAGAGTTGATGGTGGATGCCAGAATTacgtaaatgagttttgaaacaagtactagtaaattcggtaccaccatcgctttgaaataccttgatacgagaagaatattgattttccacaaatttttgaaattgaagaaaaatatcaaaaaaatcagatttaaattttaaagggtaaaaccaagtgaatcgagaataatcatcaataaaaataacataataaaggaaacccgaatttgatttgacgggagaaggaccccaaagatcacaatgaataagatctaacacatgagacgacctacgttcattgcgggaataaggcaatcgatgacttttcgcaagctgacaagtattacataatgatggagaaggcaataaagacgtaagagaaagatgaccttttctatttaaaaaagaaataacagaatgattcacatgacctagacgagcatgccataaatcatatgaagcacgtaaagatttgtttctaagggctgaaataaaagcagagttgccgcgctccagcacatatagccctccatctcttttaccggttgccaccacccttcctgtttgacgattctggatagtaataagattattagtaaatgtaacggagagaggaaaatcagacgttaatttacttatggaaagaagatttttagtgaggtgagggacaaccaagacatctaataagtgaatatttggaacaagagagagtaccgGTGTGGGTAATGGGTAGGGATGCACCGTTTTCTACGATCACAGAGTCCTTAcccgtgtaatttttagactgaTCCAGAATAGATGGGTCGGCAGTCATATTGGCCGAAGCTCCAGTGTTCAGAAACCAATCAGCAGCATCAGGTCCAGCAATAGAACATGACGTGTTAAAGGCTTCAGCAagatgagcatgagaagaATTAGGGCGAACATACCATTGGTTGCAGCGGTCAGCATAATGGCCCTCTTTGCGGCATATTTGGCAGTGAGGTGGTCGACGACCTTGACTTGAGTGGGTTCGTCCTCGATTAgaagagttgtttttgtgagaATAAGAACGACCTCGCTGGTTGGTAAATGAAGCAGAGTGGCTTCCATGGGTGCGACCACGATTAGTGGTTGTGAATGCTGTAGGAGTGGTGTCAGAGGACTCAAGGGAGTGCTGGaacaactaaaaaatttcagctttagagactaaatttgCAAAACAGGGGATAGGCGTGAGAGCCATCTGAGCAgtagaaaaagctgaaaatttgGTGCCGAGTCCACGAAGGAACCAGTGCACTTTTTATCAGTGTCCTCTACGGGTCTGCCaatggcatgaagttggtcacaaatttttttgatggcacgggcatactcagcaacaggtttggtgccacgtttcatcaactgcaagtcatccttgagtctcagttcacgaGCTTTCGACTGATGGCTGAACGTAGTTTCCAACGCAAGCCAAACATCACGTGCAGTAGAGAGACCAACGACAACAGCCATGGCTTCCtcagtgagagaggagagcaggAGACAGAGAAGTCGTTGATCGGCTACTCTCCATGCCAAAATTTGGGGTTGAGTGTTGAGGAGGTTTCTGGTTCAGAGCGAGGTGGTGGAACCATAGTTCCATCGACATAGCCCCGCATGTCTTGACtctcaaggagagggagaagttggcttttctagagaagataattggaggaagaaagtttgatggtgatcatatgaattagagtattgaaaggaaggagatgataagaagattcggaagccatagagaagaaaggatcagggttgttaaaccgaaagAACTCTGATAtaatgtgaatgtttgctgaatctaccacacctaaatggtggtgagagttctcttatttataatcatttacagaatacagaaatatggtaaattacaaataatatggaaatagcgataaaaggaaagaataatgaatgaatacaatatatttgcctttaataaaagggcaaatatggtaacccgtaatgtaaggcaaatatctagatatttgccttataatgaaccgtcaactatccttaacatatatatatatatataagcaaAAGGtaaggaaataaagaaataagaaaaaaggagaGGAAAATGCACGTTGTCGGCCATCCATTACTTTGAAGAAGGAATCGCGAGGAGATGAAAGACCGTAGAAGGAGAATCGAGCTTGGGACATAAAGGGAATGAcataaaagatttgaaaaatttaaagctGCTCGAGGTTGAAGGCGTGTGAGATTCACGTGCACATGAATTAGCATAGTAGATCCTTGAAGTGTGGATCTTAGTGCACTTGGAGAAATATTGGTTCATCCACTTataataaattctaaatataACACAAAGAAATTTCTGCTTTGATATTCACGTGTTATTTAAGTGTAGATCCAAGTTGACAGAAGATAAATATGTGGGTCATTGAGAGATAGGGTAAACTTTGGATaacaattgaaatatattggtCTATTTTCCAAAT is drawn from Cucurbita pepo subsp. pepo cultivar mu-cu-16 chromosome LG09, ASM280686v2, whole genome shotgun sequence and contains these coding sequences:
- the LOC111802060 gene encoding cytochrome P450 71B19-like codes for the protein MERITIFIPTLFPLVLELFLNSMSFLHFPQWLHLIIFLSSLFIILKWKAAANRRKRNFPPSPPKLPIIGNLHQLGKLPHKSLWCLSQLYGPIMSLSLGRIETIIISSAETARTLLKIHDLQSCNRPQTHAIKKFSYNFLDIAFSPYSDYWREIRKVCMLEFFNMKRVLSYEPIREQEVGLLIESISQSASCGAVVDLSEKSIALTAGVIFRIAFGKRFEGDGFHELISEIEALLGSYSASEFFPIPFVGEVFDWFSGRKTRLGRVFNEMNALFQEVIDEHLCPERPKPEQDDIIDVLLAISKKQVEPCTVVITHENIKAILFDIFVAGLDTGSITIVWAMAELAKNSKLMKKAQEEIRNYVGNKRKVTERDIEELSYLKMIVKETLRLHPPAPLLLPRETISHFKIEEYDFYPKTMVQVNVWAIGRDPTCWTDPEEFIPERFAESSIDYKGQYFEFLPFGTGRRICPGLNIGVKTVELTLANLLYHFDWKLPNGMKEEDLDMEENSGLSLTIYKKLPLKLVPILYHPLLMA